ACTCTATTTTGCTAGCAATTAAGTGAGCCGGAACAATGGATTCAGGAAGATGTGAAATTAACACAAAAACTCTCCACCAGATAGAAGATTATTTCTCCAAATCAATCAGTTATTTTAATTATCCAACTGAAGACTTTAGACAAAAAATGTTTTCGGTAGAAGCAGAAAAATCAATTCTAAACATAAGGTGCTTGACACTCCCCGATTCCGAAGACTGGTGCTCTATCCAGTTGAGCTAACATCGTAGCAAAAACGTCAGACGCCCTATTTCTAAAACCAAATATTAAAACGATCGTTTTCGCTGACACGTTATTTCAGTCAAATACAATTGAGTTGGATTGGAATGATTCGAATCCAAAACAAAGAACACAAGATATTAATCAAATTTTGTTCGCAAATCTCGTCGTTTTCGCGTACACATCATTTCGGTTAGATGAGGCTAGTTTATTAGTAGTAAAACGAAACCATAACCAACCACACGAAATTTTATTAATACATCCTTACAATCAATTAAATATGAAAAAGAAAGAGGGCAAAATGCCCTCAATCAATATTCAGATGGTAGCAATAAGTTTCCATCAATAAGCCATAGAATAAAGTTCTCAAGCGGAAAATCAGTAAACGAGATTTCTTGTTTCACTTTCAGCGGCTCATTAGTATCTTCTTTCATGCTAAACAATTGCCGTTGCTCCCTTTTTTGATCTTTTAAGTTTCCACACTTGAAAAGGAATTGTTGCAATGTCGTCTTGTTCCTGGTATGAAGCAATGAAGTCAATTAGCCAACATGCCTGAGCACAATCAGCAAGATGCTTAGCACCATCCGTGTATGCGAAGTAATCTGTAAAATGTTTATAGTATGTTTCAGTTCCCGTAAAGTGCTGCAATTCCTCTAATAATATTTTATCGAATATTCCTTTTACACCCTTACACTGCCTACTCGATTGTGGCTTATACAACTACCAATAAAAGTGCGAAAGCCATACGATAGAGCGATGGTTGAGAATCGTAACGAAATGCAATGAAGTAAGGGTCACATACCAAGTGAACGAAGTGAGCAATCTGTTAGACAGCAATTTATTTCAAAAGTGGTATGATATTTAAACAAATTAAGCAAGAAGGTCTTCGATTAAGAAAGAACTATCATCCCGCAATCGTAGAAGACCTTGAACGTCTCGCCCAAGATGAGTATGCAATCCGAGTCATAGTGACACCCTATGCGATTAAGGAGAATGAATGCGGCTGTAGATCTGATGGATTAAAGTACACCTTGTATTCATCAATTAACGGCAAAAAGAGTATGTTGTCTTTGGCACATCAAATCAGTCATTTTGAAGTAGGGCATTTTAAAAGAACAACGCATTGTAAGATACGCACCTAAATAGAAGCAAATGTGTTTGCAGCAAGGCTTCTTGGCATGGGATTTTTTGGCTGTAGCTTCGCAAAAATTCTGATAGAAATCAAATTGGGATATGCTTTTGGCAAACACCTCGAAAAATACTCCCCACCAAATGTCGTGGAGTTGCTTCGTATCGGCAGTGAAGAGGTACGGGGCAATGGAAAAGAATACGATCCAAATGATTTAATCGCGTGAGGAAAAAAGATCGCCCAATAATTTGTTGCCCGCTTTTTTTCTTGCGCATAAACGGGCAATGAGCGACACTAAACTATAGGAAAAATAAAAAAATCCCACAAACAAAAAAGCCACAACTCGTTATGAGTCATGGCTTTGTGAATGAGGGCGCAGGGACTTGAACCCTGGACCTACGGATTAAAAGTCCGTTGCTCTACCAACTGAGCTACGCCCTCATTGTTCTTTTTGTATCTGGACAGGCCTGGATGACAAGTGTTCGGAACCACTTTGTATTTCAACAGGACCGTTTGATCGCTGAGTTAGGATAATAGCAACAAGCCCAATAAAATCACAACATTCCGAGCAAAAAAAATCATTGTAAATTCATATTTTCTCTACCCTTAGTCAAATTCCAATGACTTTGCGCCTAAATGAATTCATTCAACAGTCATGTCCCGAAAAAGTCTCTATTTCTTAGTGATTTGGGCATGCCAGGATTCCAGGAGCGTGAGAGTCTAATTATGAAGAATAGTCGTCCGTTGTGTACATTCCATCGATGTATCGCCATAGTTTTGAGTTAGGATTTTGTGGCTTCAGTGCTTCCGGTAATCGATGAGGGCGAACGTTGTCATAGCATTGGAGCATCGAAAAACGGTGGATCGCGGCGGGAATCCCGACCGACGTAAATACCGGATGCCCCGTTGAGGGGAACGGTCCGCCATGATTCATCGCGGGACTAACGGCGACTCCCGTTGGCATTTTATCGTTTAACAGTCGACCGACTTTTTGCCGTAAGACCGGAGCAATTTGGTCGTAAAGTGTGTCATCATTTCCGTCGGTATGGCTATAAATGCAGCCGGTGAGATTTCCCTCAAGGTATTCTGCGATTTCTGCTAACTCCTCGTCAGATTCAGCGATGACGAATAAGGCGCTGTTTCCAAATGCTTCTTCCTGTAATGAGGATGGGTTGGCAAGAAATTGGTTGCCGCTGACTTTTAACAGCGTATTCGCATAGGAGAAACCAGGACCATCCGATGCGGTGCCGCCGGTAATCAGGGTGGCACCTGCCGCCTCGATTGCCGCTATCCCCGCTTCAAGACCTGTTTGCCCTCCTTTGCTGAGTAATATTCCTGCGGGAGCTTCTTCAAATTTCTGGGTCACCTGTTGAATAAATGTGTCTGCGGAAGCGCCTGCTTTTAAAATCACCAGCCCCGGATTGGTACAGAACTGTCCGGTTCCCATCAGGCAGCTGCCTTTAAATTCTTCGGCGATGTCAGCGCTTCGTTCATTTAAGGCTTCAGGCAGCACAAACACAGGGTTAATACTCGACAATTCCAGATAGACGGGTTTGCCTGCTTTATCGGCTGCTGCTTTAATCGTCAATCCGGCACTACGACCGCCGGTATAGCCGATGGCTCCCATGAGAGGATGTGATACGAGTCGACAACCATCTTCATGACTGGTGCGATAGATGAGTTGAACGAACCCTGTCGGCATATTGGTCGCTTTTGCGGCTGTGTCAGCAGCTTCCGCAAAGATCTGCGTGGTACCAGGGTGAGAAGAATGTCCTTTGGCAATGACCGGGTTTCCTGCAGCGACCGCCGCAGCGAAGTCACCTCCTGCGATACTGTTAAAAGCGAAAGGGAAATTATTGGGACCAAAGACGGTGACTGGACCAATGGGGCCAAACAGGGAGCTGATACCGGTTGCGGTATCAATGGTTGGCATTGCCCACGAGCCTTCACGGGCATGAGTGGCGGCCTGTCTCAATTGATTGGTCGTGCGGGGGAGTTCGCCATCTCTCAAGCGGGGAGATTCAGGGTAGCCGGTTTCCAGATGCGCTGTTTCGACTAACGCTTCAGTCCGTTTTTCAATTTCCTCCGCGTAGGAATCGAGAAAGGCAGCAAAACGTTCTCCAGACCAACCTCGCATTTGTTTTGACGCATCAGAAGCGGCCTGAATCGCTGCTTCGATTTCATTCCAGGGGCTGACGGGATAGAGTGGTTCCAAAGTTTCCGCCGTTGCCGGATTGGTCGCCTGAAATGTATTTGATCCCGTTGAAGAAATCCATTGACCATTGATAAGAATTTGTTGTGTTGCCATGACGTATCCTTGTGAGCCTGCCAATAAGTTGGCAATTGGTTAAAATGTGTATTTGGGTAAGATTTATCATAGTCTGTTTAGAGAAGATTAACAGTGATGCAGCAATTTGATGTTGTTATTTTGGGAGCTGGCTTTGGGGGAAGTCTGACAGCATTGCTGCTGAATCAGATCGGTCTCAACGTGGCTTTGATTGACCGGGGAACGCACCCCCGTTTTTCCATTGGTGAATCTTCCACTCCCATAGCCGACTATCTGCTGGAATCGCTCTCCGAGAACTATGATCTTCCACAATTTCAGCCATTTTGCAAGTATGGGACCTGGCAGGAACGATATCCTCAATTGGCCTGTGGAATCAAACGTGGATTCAGTTATTTTGCTCACGAGCCAGAGCAGTTCTTTCGACAAAAATCGAACCACAGTAGCGAGTTGCTGGTGACAGCAAACCTGGATGAAGCATCAGCAGACACACACTGGTTTCGGGCCGATGTTGATCATTTTTTCGCGGAAGAAGTTCAAAAGTCGAGTGTCGTTTATCTGGATCAGACTGAAGTGGTTCTGGCTCAATCCGATGATTGGACAATCCAGGTAGAGAGAAGAGGGGAACGCTTCGATTTTCGAGCTCAATTTCTCATCGATGCGACGGGGGCGATGGGCGTGGTGCCTGAATTTTTAGGAGTGGAACGTCAAACAGAGTTTGAATCCTGTTCGACAGCGGTCTATGGGCATTTTGAAAACGTGATTCCCTGGTCAGAAATATTAGATCAATATGAATTTGATCGATCGGAATATCCTTTTGACTGCGATCAGGCGGCACTACATCACGTATTGAGTGAAGGGTGGATGTGGCAATTACGTTTTAATAATGATATTACGAGTGCCGGTTTTGTTTTAGATTCAGCTAGGAATGCTCGTTCAGCCAATGAACTGTGGCAGAATCTTTTGAGCCGCTATCCGTCAATTCAATCGCAATTCGAGGAGGCATCGATCGTTTCACCGAACTTCGGTCTCTGTTCAACAGGCAGGTTTCAGCGTGGTTGGAAGGAGTGTGCAGGTCCCAAATGGGCTCTGTTACCGAATACGGCAGGTTTTGTTGACCCGTTACATAGTACCGGGATTGCCCATACTTTGTGTGGGATCGAGCGTCTCGTTATGATTCTGGAACAGTGCTGGCGAAATAGTGATGAATTGTCTGTTGCCTTATCGCACTATTCACAGTCGATTCAAGCGGAGTTGAAATTAATTGATGCGTTGGTCGCCGGTTGTTATCGGACTTTGAAACATTTTGATCTATTTACGACGAGCACGTTGTTTTATTTTGCTGCTGCGACTAGCTTTGAACACCAACGATGTAACGAGCAAAAGAGACCACTGTTTCTATGCGCTGATGATGTTGGCTTGAGTAACATCATCAGCGGTTGGCTAAGTGAGGTCTCTAAGATAAATGACAAAAATGTGTCTGAACCCGATGAAATCAAACGCGCGATTCTAAACGCGGAAACAATGTTAAAACCCTGGAACCGAGTGGGTTTGTTTCACCCCGATGTCCCGAACATGTATTACTACACTGCGGCTCCCAAAACAGAGCCGCAGTGAGTAGAGTGAGAAAGCAATCTATTGGCCTTAGGTAATTATGGGCGAACGCTTCTGAGCCAGTTCTTCCATCATGCTCTGAATGTTGCTCGTAATCTCATCAGGACTTGTTGCGATTCCCGTCATCAAGGAAGCGTTCCAGAAGAGTTGACGGCCACATTGCTTGATAAAGGCGTGTTGATCTGTGTTGGAAGAGAGCGTGCAGAGACGCTTTATCAATTCTGCATCCGGATTAATTTCCAGAATCCGTTTTGTCGTCGGAAAATCTTTATTGTTCATACTCAACACTTTTTGTAGCTGAGAACTGATAGCGCCTTCCGGCATGACAAGACAACAGGGGCTGTCTGTCAAACGATCTGATTTTGTGATCGATTCGACATCGTCTTTGAGTTCTTCTTCGAATAACGAAAGGACTTTCTCGAATTCAGGAGAGACCGGCTCCTTATGCTCTTCTTTCTTTTCCGATGCCTCTTCTGATTCTACTTTCTCTTCACTTTCACCAGGAAGTTTTACCTCTGAAGAATCGATGGAAATAATATCGTGATCTTCAAATTTCGCCAGGTTTGAGAGTACGATCTCATCCATTGGATCTGCCAGATAGAAAACTTCGATTCCTTTCTTGCGGAAGATTTCAAGATTCGGGTTCTTGGCAATCGTATTGAAATCATGCCCGCCGAGATAATAAATTTGTTTTTGGTTTTCTTCAGCTCGCCCAAGATATGTTTCTAGTGAAACGAGTTCATTTTCAGAAGCTCCTTTAGAGGATGGGAAACGCAGAAGTTTGGCAATGGCATCACGGTTTTCAAAGTCAGTACCAATTCCTTCTCGAAGACTGCTGCCGAATTGACGATAGAATTCCAAATACTTTTCTTCATCGTCTTTGGCAATGGAGGCCAGATGTGAGAGTACTCGTTTCGTTAACACTTTTTGAATCTTGCGGAAGATGGTGTTATCCTGCAGCGATTCACGCGAGATGTTCAGTGGCAGGTCTGCCGAATCGACAATCCCATAAATGAATCGTAGATATTCAGGCAATAAATCTCTGTTGTCATTTTGAACCAGGATGCGTTTTGCACAGAGGCTGATGCCATGTTCGGTACGACCAAAGCCCATCAATTCGAGATTGGTTTGTGGACAATATAAGATGCTGTGAAATTGAAAGGGAGAGTCACTGCTCAGGTGCAGATGCCAGCGTGCCTGTTCTTCTCCGTTATGCGCCAAATACTGATAAAACCCGTCATATTGTTCTTGTGTGAGCTGTGTTTTCGGTTCCAGCCAGATGGGAGGCTGATCGTTGACAAGTTCATCGCCGAGTTTGATAGGATAGGGAACGAAAGTGGAATACTTTTTCAGGATAAATTTGAGGCGTGTGTCGCTTGTATATTCGTCGAGGTCTTTGCGTAAGTGCAATCGTATCGATGTACCACGTTCCAGTCCCTCTTGTGCTTCAATTGTGAATGCACCTGTGCCATCTGATTCCCATTTCCAGCCAGATTCTTCCTGGTAGCTGCGCGTCAAAACTTCAACTTTATCGGCGAGCATGAAGGCAGAATAAAATCCGACTCCAAATTTTCCAATGAGAGAAACTTCTTCTTTCTCATCACCGGCTGCATTTTTCAAAAAATCAAGCGAACCACTATGGGCAATGGTGCCAATGTTCTCGATTAATTCTGCATGTGTCATACCGACGCCATTGTCGGAGATTGCCAGAACTTTGTTTTCTTCATCCGGTTCGAGACGAATTTCCAGGTGTTGCTCTTCTTTTGCGGTTTCCTCTGTCAAAGAGAGGAATCGGAATTTATCCAATGCATCAGAGGCGTTGGATATGAGCTCTCGGATGGCGATTTCACGGTTTTGGTAAAGTGAGTGAGAGAGCAGATCTAATAGTTTTTTGATTTCTGCTTGAAACGTAAATTTTTCGGGTGTTTTTTGGTCCATGGTCTTTCTCTCAATTAATCAAGCCTGTGTCCAGATTTATTATAGTGCCTTCAGGGCAATTTGGATCTCGTATCATAGCTTTGAAGCCGTTACGGTCAAATTGGATGCGTTATAGAATTTTGATGTAAACTGGAATTTTCTCCGGCAAAAGAAGTAAATCCACTGATTGAGCCTCTATTGTCTTGTTTATAAAAAGTAGAGGATTTATTGTAAAGTGGCACAGCATCTTCGTATGGCGGCTCTGGTCTGAAAACCCTCTAAAAGACAATTGTAATCTGTAAGAGGTCGCTGTAATAATAAGATGTAACGGTGGCAGGTTCAGACTTGCCGGGTGTTCAGAGTAAAGTCTTTTTTAATGAAGCATTCAATCTAAATAGATAATCTGGAGATAGCGATCATGGAATTCTTCTCTCGTCGTGACTTTTTGAAAACTACCGCATTAGGGGGGACTTTGGCACTGGGGGCAGGTATGTCTGGTTCTGTATTTGCAGGCAAAAAGCCGGCTCGCCAGGCACAATATGGTCTGGTCACTTATCAATGGGCAAAAGATTGGGATCTGCCGACTCTGCTCAAAAACTGTAAAACAGCCAATGTATTGGGGGTAGAACTAAGAACGACACATGCACACGGTGTCGAGCGCACGCTGAACAAACAACAAAGAAAGGAAGTGGTTCAACAGTTTGCCGACAGTCCGGTTACATTAGTAGGCATTGGAAGTAATGAGCGATATGACAATCCCAATCCAGGTGTCCTCAAGAAAGCAATTGCAGACACGAAAGACTTCATCAAACTGAGTCACGATGTGGGAGGCACCGGTGTAAAAGTGAAACCGGATTCATTTCATAAAGGTGTCTCAAAGGAAAAGACCATTGAGCAGATTGGACGTTCTTTAAACCAGGTTGGAAAATATGGAGCTGACTGGGGGCAACAGATTCGTCTGGAAGTACATGGTAAATGTGCACATCTTCCGACAATTCGGAAGATATTAGACATTGCCGACCATCCTAATGTGGCGATTTGCTGGAATTGTAATAAGCAGGATCTGGAAGGCAAGGGGCTGGAGGAAAACTTTGCGCTAGTCAAAGACCGTCTGGGAGCGACAACGCATATTCACGATCTGATTCATTCCGACTATCCACACAAGCAATTTTTTGAGTTGATGGCTGGTGTAAACTACACAGGCTGGTTGATGCTTGAAGAAGGCAAACAACCTAAGAAAGAGACTGTTGCTGCCTTGGCAGAACAGCGAAAACTGTTCGATCAGATGTGGGCTCAGGCGCAAGACAGCTAATCACTGTCTGATGAGACTTGGATGAATTACGACGATGTGAAGTGATGATCACGGAGATTGAAAGTTTGAGTTTTTATTCAGACTTTGTTCTTTGATCGCAGCATACACTTCTTCCCGGTGTACGGTAACATCTTTGGGGGCTTCAATTCCAAGACGAACTTTGTCGTTTTTAATTTCGATCACCATCAGTGTGATCGAATCTCCAATGATGATTTTTTCATCTTTTTTTCGGCTGAGTACAAGCATCGCTATTCCTTGCGAACTAATAAATGGGGGAACATTTTGTTACAGTCTCTTTCTGTGAACAGGACGCGAAATCGCTATCCGTTGAAAGAGTTACACTTAAAACTTAGCGTATTGTTTTGGCGTTTCTGCTCTGATCTGAAAAAAATGGATAGGATTCGGCTAACCAATGCTTAAAAAGAAGTAGTTGTAACGATTGTATGAATTATGATCGTATCTTTTTCGGCAAGTCTGCACATGAGTTCTTCTACCTCTCAAGCCAGAGTGTTTGGTGAATCAGCCGATTAGAACTTGTCTCGAGTTATTATTAATGAGACAGAGGGCGCTATTTGACACACGCTTAATGATTTCGAAGGTCTTAGCGATTGGGAGCTCGCTCTTGAAGCTGTCTTAAATCCTGGATCTCTGTTTTAAAATCGATGATTCCGGTTGGATCCAGAAATCGGTCAATTCGAGAAGCTGTGTCTCTGCATAAGCTGGCAATTCGGGATTGTGCGGCTCTGTTGTTCTGTTTCTGAGCCGCTTCTATGGCAGACACTCGAACAACATTCAGCTTTTCCTGGAAAATTTGTTTGGGTGAGATTTCGCTTTCCAGTTTTCTGATGCCTGTATCGACTTTAGTCCATTCATTATTTCTGGCCCACTTGCGAATGCGCGCCATTTTCATAGAAAGAGAGGCAACCGCCTCTATCAGTTCGCCATTCAAAACTGCCAACTCTCCTTCCACGTTTAATCGAATCCTGTCATCGGGAACTTGGATCGAAACATCGCGGTCGATGCCGGGAATATAAGGTACATTGGCAACAAGTGCTTTGCCGCTACGAACGTAAAGCCAGACCAATGGTTGTTTTGGATCCGTTTGGAGTGTGATTTTTCCACTGCGATTTGTTAAATATTGTTCGGTTATATAATCCAAAGGTTTTGTAACTGGCTTTTTCGTTTGTTCTTTTTGTTTTTTGGCTGCGATTTGCCGCTGTCTCACCTCCTGAGGATTCAAAGGAGAGAGTTGTACCCTCATGCCTGCGTAAGATTGTGTGGATTTACCACGGGGAATCAAAGCGAGATTCGTTTGTGGATATTCTGGCTTCACTCGTATGGCAAGCGTTTCGACTCTTCGCCGACTTCCACTGAGAATTCCGCGCAGTCCTGAAGAAAGGGAGCAGGTTGCGTACTTGCGATTCATTTCTTCCAAAATGAGATAAGTCCAGGGAATAAACTGAATGTTTTTGACTTCTCGATTTCGATTTAAATATCGAAAGAAAGGTGTGAAATAGACGTCTTTCTCTGACATTCCTAATATGGGGTCTGGCGTCAAGTATTGACTCGCTTGTTCGCTCACTGTGACCTGATTTTCGATGACAGATTCAATTGAGACAACAGGTGAGAATACGTTGAGTAGCGAATGAAAAATCGTATCACTGAGAAAAGATTTTTCAAATGTGTTCTCAATTGAGACAGGCCCTAGTCTTTGCGAGAGAGAATCAAACTCTCTTCCGGAAATCTGATAGCCAATTCCCTTTGGTTCAATCGCAATCAGAAACAACTTATCAAAGGGAAAATCAGGATAACGATTCAAAATGGCAACTGGTTCTAAGCGTTGCAGGCCTTCACTTGAAGAAAGTGCCAGCCAGTTATTTTGATAGATTCCAATTGCAGTTTTTGAATTCGTTTGATCTGTAGCATTATTATTGAGTTTCCACTTTTCACCCACCGATCGTTCTATGATCTGTGCTAATTGGCTTTGGATTCGCAGGCGATCAGAAGACGTCAGGTTTGCTTTTGGTTCATAGGAAATATCAATTCTGACTCGATATGGTCTGAGGCTGATATGCTGGGGCTCAATTGATTGGGGTGATGCCTTTTCTATTTGTGCAAAAGTATTCCAGTTCGGGAAGAGAGCGAATCCCCAACAGAAAAATATACACTGAATCAATTTTGCACGATCAGATGAAAACATGAGTTTACCAAAACGAAATCGATTTTTAATCTAAGTCAAAACTATTTTTGTGTGAATGCATCTACATTTGGAAAAACAGGGGTTACAACCCACTGTTCTACATTGTCGTAAAAATTAAGAGGACGATCTGCATAACCCTTTATGTTCGTCCGAAATACATGAAACTGGTCGATTTCCCATAATGGGACAATATGAGCCATTGAATATAATTGCAGCTGCAACCTTTTGATGAGTGCCGTGGCCGTTTCCCAGTCGGTTGCTTCATCCAGTTCGATCAATTTTAATCTCAGCCAGTCAGGAAAAATTTCGAGAGAGTCAATTTGGGCTCCCTTTCCTACGGTGAGAAATGGCCAGAGCTCCATAACTGGTTCTGTCATGGTGACAGTTCGATAGGCGATGTCCCAATTCAAACTTTTCTTCTCAGCTTCAACTGGTGTATTGGGAATGAGTGTGACTCTCACACCAATTTGTGACCAGGCGTTGATTAATTCCTTCGCTGCTTCCTGCGCTTCCGGATTCGGATCACAGAGCATATGCAGTGTTGGGATATTTCCTCCCAGTTTCTTTTGGGATGCGACAGCCAACGCAACTGCTAAAGGAAAATTATACTCACGTTGAGGAACTTGCTGGTTATAAGCTTGTAGCCCTGTGTAATAAGGAGCGGTGATCAAGCGACCGTTCAAGAGTTGAGATTGATGCAACAGGGTGTCCGTCAAAATTTTCCTGCGATTGATTGCATAGGCGAGTGCTCTGCGTAGCTCAATGATTTTGAGTGGCTTACTTTCCGGGTTGAATTGCAAAACATGTGATAAAGGGATTGCACTCTGGACGACGTTAAATTCTTCCTGTTCTTGAAAATAAGAGACCAGTTTAGCTGGAAGAAACGGGAGTACAGACACTTCTCCCAGTAATAACGCCTGAAATGACTTTTCAAAATTAGGATAGCGAATTTCATTGATCTGAGCCACATTATAATCGCGTAATCCGGTTGGCTCAGGAACAGCACGAACATAACGTACCTGGTTCGGTGTTTGTTCATCTACGATAAAACGATTAGAAACAAAGATCTCAGGTTGCTTGGGGTTGCGTGCATTTTCTGAATTGATATCGGTTGATACTGTCTCCCAGAGTGGTTTGGCTTCTATGGGAAGCGTTAATAACCTTTCTGTCCGTAAAGGGACTCGATCAAAAAAGATACTAAAGGTAAAGGGACTGGTCGCTGTGATTGATTGAACATAGCTGTCGAATCGTTCGTCATATTGACTGTTTCCCGGGGTGATTTTCTTTCGGAGGAACTCAGTGATATCAGCAGCCATCATGGTGGGATGCGATTCCCAGGATGCATACGATTGTCTCAAAATAAAGTCCGCACGGCGCCCCAGATCTGTCGGATCCCACTGTTCAAAGAATCGACTTTGATATTGTGGAGTTTGATTGATACGAGCGACTTCAAATAAGGGGATTTGTGTTAACTTCCGATGTCGGCGCGTCGAGTTTCGTTCCAGAAAGAACGGCGTTTTATCGAAAGCTGTCTCGAGAACGCCGACATTGATGACGGGATAACGGTTATGGTAACGTAATAGCGATTCACGCAAGCGAGGATTGATTGGCCAGACAATGGAAGCATCCATCGCCGATTGAATCGCACTTTGATAATCGTTCTGTTTTGCTTGCTGATCCGCATTGTTCAGAATTGTATTCGAGCGGGCCAGTAAGGATTCCTCCCAGGTCGCAATAACTTTTTGCCGGGGAAACATGCTTCCCAGTCGTTTCAAAAAAAAGTGGGCTTTCCGGAAATGCTCTTCCTTTACCGATTGCTTGATCAAAACGTCAATCACTTCACCGGCGAGCTGACTTAAGCCGGGGTATTCAGGTGACCGACGATGCAGATCTTCAATAAACGCGATTGCGATTTCAAATTGTTTTAGTTTTTGCTTATCTTTTGCTTCCAGGAAAAGTAGTCTTTGTTGTCGTTGGTTAAACCCAGGCCAGTCGCGATGTTTTCGGTCCAGAACTAAAAGTAATTCAAATGCCAGACGTAATTGGTTGGATTTTAGTAATTCATCAATTCGCATTAAGATTTGATCTTCATGATGAACGACCTGTTTAACACTTTTTCTCTGGATTTGATACTCAGGGTTTTCTTTCTCATCAACCAGTGTCAATTGGATGAAATTGAATGCGGCTCGCATTTTTCGTTGCTCATCAATTTCTGCTTTGCTTTTGGGTTTGGGCCAGCTATAGCTTTCTTTGAGTGCTAAATCGAGTTGTTGCAGAGTATTAGGACGCGGGTAGATCGGTTCTACGATGAGAACACGATCGTTTTCCAAGACGACCCAGTCTACAGGTGGTTTTTTCAACAGATCATTCATAGAAGGAACTTGCATTTCTTCTATTTTAGGTAAAAGTGTAACTTCCTCTTCTTCGGTTTGTGTTGAATCTGTTTTAGTAGGATCAGACTTTGTCGGTTTGTCTGACTGATTCTCTTTTTGGGCCAAAACTGAAGTTGATCCCGACAAAACGAGAACCAATACCAGAATACTAAAACAGAGACTTCTGTTTGTTAGATTACTCATAGCGAAGCCTGTCCTTTCTGCTGCAGGACCTGGTCGATCCGATAAAGGCTTCCATCCACAGTTGGTACCAGCATTATCTGATCCAGATTCACAGTGGCTCCACTCGTGGGGAGTGGGGTGTTAAATTCTGTTTGAATTTTTCCAGTTTTGGCTTCGACTGTGATTAATGTGCCGTTGCGCAGCGTTAGTAAGATTTG
The Gimesia aquarii DNA segment above includes these coding regions:
- a CDS encoding ABC transporter substrate-binding protein; the encoded protein is MSNLTNRSLCFSILVLVLVLSGSTSVLAQKENQSDKPTKSDPTKTDSTQTEEEEVTLLPKIEEMQVPSMNDLLKKPPVDWVVLENDRVLIVEPIYPRPNTLQQLDLALKESYSWPKPKSKAEIDEQRKMRAAFNFIQLTLVDEKENPEYQIQRKSVKQVVHHEDQILMRIDELLKSNQLRLAFELLLVLDRKHRDWPGFNQRQQRLLFLEAKDKQKLKQFEIAIAFIEDLHRRSPEYPGLSQLAGEVIDVLIKQSVKEEHFRKAHFFLKRLGSMFPRQKVIATWEESLLARSNTILNNADQQAKQNDYQSAIQSAMDASIVWPINPRLRESLLRYHNRYPVINVGVLETAFDKTPFFLERNSTRRHRKLTQIPLFEVARINQTPQYQSRFFEQWDPTDLGRRADFILRQSYASWESHPTMMAADITEFLRKKITPGNSQYDERFDSYVQSITATSPFTFSIFFDRVPLRTERLLTLPIEAKPLWETVSTDINSENARNPKQPEIFVSNRFIVDEQTPNQVRYVRAVPEPTGLRDYNVAQINEIRYPNFEKSFQALLLGEVSVLPFLPAKLVSYFQEQEEFNVVQSAIPLSHVLQFNPESKPLKIIELRRALAYAINRRKILTDTLLHQSQLLNGRLITAPYYTGLQAYNQQVPQREYNFPLAVALAVASQKKLGGNIPTLHMLCDPNPEAQEAAKELINAWSQIGVRVTLIPNTPVEAEKKSLNWDIAYRTVTMTEPVMELWPFLTVGKGAQIDSLEIFPDWLRLKLIELDEATDWETATALIKRLQLQLYSMAHIVPLWEIDQFHVFRTNIKGYADRPLNFYDNVEQWVVTPVFPNVDAFTQK